A DNA window from Luteolibacter luteus contains the following coding sequences:
- a CDS encoding Hsp70 family protein translates to MSGELILGIDLGTTNSAVGAVESGFPILLADAEGKRITPSAVWFGPEGIEVGRKALRRRSADPSRVITSVKRLMGRRHGEEQGFCVPMERGADGGVRVLGRSPEEVSAEILKELKRIAEMRLEREAGKAVITVPAYFNDAQRAATKRAGELAGLEVVRILSEPTAAALAYGLDKLGERSRVAVYDLGGGTFDLSVLEMQDGVFQVLSTRGDTHLGGDDIDLELARLAARSAELDFDALDAAARIRLIEEAERVKIALSESESVEFLAPFYDGSRSLNLTIGRGALDALLQPLVSRTILCCRQALADANLKPEELNAVVLVGGSTRIPAVRKAVAEFFGQEPDLSQHPDEAVALGATIQAGVLGGTLRKMVLLDVTPLSLGIETFGGLMNVLIPRNTTIPCKAGEMFTNAAAGQQSMRVRVLQGEREMARDNWELGNFEVPFEPAPKGQARVGVQFRIDENGILEVLARDVTTGIDTVVEIRNAAVDVDDEAVEKMVGESVEHAFEDMAERIFTEAKMKAEELLPAVDQALAAAGNLVSPESRKEIEEAAAGVRTALAEGLPNPLKAAVQRLDAATEALAAALVERAMEEAMERRLG, encoded by the coding sequence GTGAGCGGCGAGCTGATTCTGGGGATTGATTTGGGGACCACGAACTCCGCGGTCGGGGCGGTGGAATCGGGCTTTCCCATCTTGCTGGCCGATGCCGAGGGCAAGCGGATCACTCCAAGCGCGGTGTGGTTCGGCCCGGAGGGCATCGAGGTCGGCCGGAAGGCGCTGCGCCGGCGCAGTGCCGATCCCAGCCGCGTGATCACCAGCGTGAAGCGCCTGATGGGCCGCCGCCATGGCGAGGAGCAAGGGTTCTGCGTCCCGATGGAACGCGGTGCCGATGGCGGCGTGAGGGTGCTGGGCCGCAGCCCGGAAGAGGTAAGCGCGGAGATCCTGAAGGAGCTGAAGAGGATCGCCGAGATGCGCTTGGAGCGTGAGGCCGGCAAGGCCGTGATCACGGTGCCCGCCTACTTCAACGACGCCCAGCGCGCGGCCACCAAGCGCGCCGGCGAGCTGGCAGGCCTGGAGGTGGTGCGCATCCTCAGCGAGCCGACCGCCGCCGCGCTGGCCTACGGCCTCGACAAGCTGGGCGAGCGCAGCCGCGTGGCGGTGTACGATCTCGGCGGCGGGACCTTCGATCTCTCCGTGCTGGAGATGCAGGATGGCGTTTTCCAAGTCCTCTCGACGCGGGGCGACACCCATCTCGGCGGCGATGACATCGACTTGGAGTTGGCGCGGCTGGCAGCGAGGTCCGCGGAGCTGGACTTCGATGCGCTGGACGCCGCGGCACGCATCCGCCTGATCGAGGAAGCGGAGCGGGTGAAGATCGCCCTTTCCGAGTCGGAGAGCGTGGAGTTTCTCGCGCCCTTCTACGATGGCTCCCGTAGCTTGAATCTCACGATCGGACGCGGGGCCCTCGACGCGCTTTTGCAGCCGCTGGTTTCGCGGACGATCCTCTGCTGTCGTCAGGCGCTCGCCGATGCCAATTTGAAGCCTGAAGAGCTGAATGCCGTCGTCCTCGTCGGCGGCAGCACCCGCATCCCCGCGGTGCGCAAGGCGGTGGCGGAATTTTTCGGCCAAGAGCCCGACCTTTCCCAGCACCCCGACGAAGCCGTGGCCCTCGGTGCCACGATCCAGGCCGGCGTGCTCGGCGGCACCCTGCGCAAGATGGTGCTGCTCGACGTGACACCGCTGAGCCTTGGCATTGAGACTTTCGGCGGCCTGATGAATGTCCTGATCCCGCGCAATACCACCATCCCCTGCAAGGCGGGCGAGATGTTCACGAATGCCGCCGCCGGCCAGCAGTCGATGCGCGTCCGCGTGCTCCAAGGCGAACGGGAGATGGCCCGGGACAACTGGGAACTTGGCAACTTCGAAGTCCCCTTCGAGCCTGCCCCCAAGGGCCAGGCCCGCGTCGGCGTACAGTTTCGCATCGATGAAAACGGCATCCTCGAAGTCCTCGCCCGCGATGTAACGACCGGCATCGATACCGTCGTCGAGATCCGCAACGCGGCCGTGGATGTGGACGACGAAGCCGTGGAAAAGATGGTCGGCGAATCCGTCGAGCACGCCTTCGAAGACATGGCCGAACGGATCTTCACCGAGGCAAAGATGAAGGCAGAGGAGCTGCTTCCCGCCGTCGATCAAGCACTCGCCGCTGCGGGCAATCTCGTTTCACCGGAGAGCAGGAAAGAGATCGAGGAAGCCGCCGCGGGAGTAAGAACGGCCCTCGCGGAAGGCCTGCCGAATCCACTCAAGGCAGCCGTACAAAGACTGGATGCTGCGACCGAGGCACTGGCTGCAGCCTTGGTGGAACGGGCCATGGAAGAAGCCATGGAGCGGCGGCTGGGATGA